A genomic window from Alkalihalobacillus sp. AL-G includes:
- a CDS encoding PadR family transcriptional regulator, whose product MKTELLKGSTGIILLSLLSEKDMYGYEITEKVREISEGYLKYKEGTLYPALKRLELKGLVESYWEKSTDGPRRKYYRVTKVGLKALNDQKQEWNMFQSVMHRIVGDGIVGT is encoded by the coding sequence ATGAAAACAGAGCTATTAAAAGGGAGTACAGGTATCATCCTATTGTCGTTACTTTCGGAAAAAGATATGTACGGGTATGAGATAACCGAAAAGGTAAGGGAAATCAGTGAAGGGTATCTCAAATACAAAGAAGGAACGTTGTACCCGGCATTGAAACGACTGGAATTAAAAGGGTTAGTGGAAAGCTACTGGGAGAAATCAACTGACGGACCACGCCGTAAGTACTACCGGGTTACAAAGGTAGGGTTGAAGGCATTGAATGATCAAAAACAAGAATGGAATATGTTTCAGTCTGTCATGCATCGAATCGTAGGTGATGGAATTGTCGGAACGTGA
- a CDS encoding LysM peptidoglycan-binding domain-containing protein encodes MQIHVVQSGDTLWRISQQYGVNMNQIVRANDLDDPNRIVIGQALVIPAPYPQYSVQPSDTLWAIAQRFGTTIQEILIVNRLVNPSVLYVGQVLTIPVLYHTIQPGETLWVIARRYNTTVEAIAQANQIENPAVIYSGQRLRIPDAPKPVIDVNAYTTTMLQPGAELVAPLTPFFTYVTPFSHGFSEDGSLTPLNDQAIIAVAWERNVAPLLVLTNFVGTEFSSDRAAILLRNPELQETLITNILNMIREKGYRGLNIDFEYVYPEDRENYNNFLRRVVARLRPEGYSVSTALAPKENAEQQGLLYEAHDYAAHGEIVDFVVLMTYEWGWAGGRPWAIAPINKVRDILDYAVTAIPRDKILMGVPLYGRDWKIPWVEGTYARTVSPKEAVNLALQYGVAIEYDETYQSPFFRYTDETGQQHEVWFEDARSVNVKYQTVKDYGIRGISYWVLGPSFPQNWPVLADHFRARKV; translated from the coding sequence GTGCAAATACATGTCGTGCAAAGTGGAGATACATTATGGCGTATCTCTCAACAGTATGGAGTGAATATGAATCAGATTGTCCGAGCCAATGATTTAGATGACCCCAATAGAATCGTAATTGGGCAGGCACTGGTCATTCCAGCGCCCTACCCACAATATTCAGTTCAACCTAGTGATACGCTCTGGGCGATTGCTCAACGTTTCGGAACGACCATACAAGAAATTTTAATCGTAAATCGACTCGTTAACCCTTCAGTCCTTTATGTTGGCCAGGTATTAACGATTCCGGTCTTATATCATACGATTCAACCCGGTGAAACATTATGGGTGATTGCAAGACGATATAATACGACCGTCGAAGCAATAGCTCAAGCGAATCAGATCGAGAACCCCGCGGTGATTTACAGCGGCCAACGGCTTCGAATTCCAGATGCGCCGAAACCAGTCATCGATGTGAATGCTTATACGACCACAATGTTACAGCCAGGTGCTGAATTAGTCGCACCATTGACCCCATTTTTCACCTATGTAACCCCGTTCAGTCATGGTTTTAGTGAAGATGGCAGTCTGACACCGTTGAATGACCAAGCAATCATTGCTGTTGCTTGGGAGAGAAATGTTGCGCCGCTTCTTGTTTTGACGAACTTTGTCGGGACCGAATTCAGCTCAGATCGTGCTGCGATTCTACTAAGGAATCCCGAGCTTCAAGAGACACTGATCACAAATATTTTAAACATGATAAGAGAAAAAGGGTACAGAGGCTTGAACATCGATTTTGAATATGTGTATCCAGAGGACCGGGAGAATTACAACAACTTCCTTCGACGGGTTGTGGCAAGGTTACGTCCTGAAGGGTATTCGGTTTCAACCGCACTTGCTCCAAAAGAAAACGCGGAACAACAAGGACTGCTTTATGAAGCCCATGATTATGCTGCTCATGGAGAGATTGTCGATTTCGTCGTGCTCATGACCTATGAGTGGGGTTGGGCAGGCGGTAGACCTTGGGCAATTGCACCAATCAATAAGGTCAGAGATATTCTCGATTATGCAGTAACTGCGATTCCTCGAGATAAAATACTAATGGGAGTTCCGTTATACGGACGGGATTGGAAAATTCCTTGGGTTGAGGGAACATACGCAAGGACGGTAAGCCCGAAAGAAGCAGTGAATCTTGCTCTACAATATGGGGTGGCAATCGAGTATGACGAAACGTATCAGTCGCCATTTTTCCGGTACACAGACGAAACCGGACAACAGCATGAGGTTTGGTTTGAGGATGCAAGGAGTGTGAATGTCAAATATCAAACCGTCAAAGACTATGGAATTCGAGGAATCAGCTATTGGGTGCTTGGTCCATCCTTCCCGCAAAACTGGCCAGTTCTTGCAGACCACTTTCGAGCGAGGAAAGTTTAA